A genome region from Solanum pennellii chromosome 12, SPENNV200 includes the following:
- the LOC107007144 gene encoding zinc finger protein CONSTANS-LIKE 4-like: MGTENWSLTAKLCDSCKTSPATVFCRADSAFLCLGCDCKIHAANKLASRHARVWVCEVCEQAPASVTCKADAAALCVTCDRDIHSANPLARRHERFPVVPFYDSAVAKSHGGGDTDADAGDDEKYFDSTNENPSQPEEEAEAASWILPTPKEGTDQYKSADYLFNDMDSYLDIDLMSCEQKPHILHHQQHQHNHYSSDGVVPVQNNNETTHLPGPVVDGFPTYELDFTGSKPYMYNFTSQSISQSVSSSSLDVGVVPDHSAMTDVSNTFVMNSSTGAIAGADVVPNAVSGLDREARVMRYREKRKNRKFEKTIRYASRKAYAETRPRIKGRFAKRTETEIDSLITVDASYGVVPSF; encoded by the exons ATGGGAACGGAGAATTGGAGTTTAACGGCTAAGTTATGTGACTCATGCAAAACGTCGCCGGCGACGGTGTTCTGCCGGGCAGATTCAGCGTTTCTCTGCTTAGGATGTGACTGCAAAATCCACGCAGCGAACAAGTTAGCGTCACGTCACGCGCGTGTCTGGGTTTGTGAAGTGTGTGAACAAGCTCCGGCGAGTGTCACGTGTAAAGCGGATGCCGCTGCTCTCTGCGTTACGTGTGACCGTGATATTCATTCAGCAAATCCGTTAGCTCGTCGGCATGAGCGTTTTCCGGTAGTTCCGTTCTATGATTCCGCCGTCGCGAAATCTCACGGTGGTGGTGATACCGATGCCGATGCTGGTGATGATGAGAAGTACTTTGATAGTACTAATGAGAATCCTTCTCAACCAGAGGAAGAAGCTGAAGCAGCGTCGTGGATACTTCCGACGCCGAAAGAAGGAACTGATCAGTATAAATCTGCTGATTACTTGTTTAATGATATGGATTCGTATTTAGATATAGATCTAATGTCATGTGAGCAAAAACCACAtattcttcatcatcaacagcATCAACACAACCATTACAGCTCCGACGGAGTTGTACCAGTACAGAACAACAACGAAACAACTCATTTACCAGGTCCAGTCGTTGATGGATTCCCTACATACGAACTCGATTTCACTGGATCTAAACCTTATATGTACAATTTCACCTCTCAATCAATCAGCCAAAGT GTTTCATCATCATCTCTTGACGTCGGAGTTGTACCAGACCACAGCGCAATGACGGATGTATCAAACACTTTTGTGATGAACTCATCTACCGGTGCTATTGCCGGTGCCGACGTTGTACCGAACGCAGTTTCCGGTTTAGACAGAGAAGCAAGGGTAATGAGGTACAGAGAGAAGAGGAAGAATAGAAAGTTCGAGAAGACGATTCGATATGCTTCTAGAAAAGCTTATGCTGAGACTCGGCCCAGAATCAAAGGGAGATTCGCTAAACGTACTGAAACTGAAATCGATTCACTCATCACCGTCGATGCATCATACGGTGTCGTTCCatcgttttaa
- the LOC107007143 gene encoding pentatricopeptide repeat-containing protein At5g66520-like produces MQATITSVLQVIPTPQSPLSHQTSNNTLRGLESCSSMSKLKQFHAQIVKHGLSHDNDAMGRVIKFCAISELGDLNYALQLFDKLPEPDPFIYNTVIRGLLKSQMLRDSLLFYLCMLESSVRPNSFTFPPLIRVCCIDNAVEEGKQIHGHVVKFGFGFDRFSQNNLIHMYVSFRCLEEAKRVFDNMCERDDVSLTTLISGYAQLGYVDEAFQVFDSIMEKSSVIWNAMISAYVQSNRFHEAFALFERMGCEGVVVDKFLASSMLSACTRIGALKQGEWIVEHVKKSGIELDSKLSATIVDMYCKCGCLDKAVEFFKGLSRKGISSWNCMIGGLAMHGEGEAAIKVLKEMESERVAPDYITFVNLLSACAHSGLVEEGKHYFRYMKETYGIEPGMEHYGCLVDLLGRAGLLVEATRVVNDMPMSPDVGVLGALLGACRIHKNVELGEKIGKQVIELEPQNSGRYVLLANLYANAGRWEDVASIRKLMNDRGVKKVPGFSIVELEGVVHEFIAGGRTHPQAKEIYVKVNEMLECIKSAGYSPDSDGMQYDIDEEETENPLNYHSEKLAIAFGLLKSKPGDILRITKNLRVCKDCHQASKFISKVYNLEIIVRDRNRFHHFKGGECSCKDYW; encoded by the coding sequence ATGCAGGCAACTATTACCTCTGTTCTTCAAGTTATTCCTACTCCACAATCTCCATTGTCACACCAAACTAGCAACAATACCTTAAGGGGCTTAGAGTCATGTTCATCAATGTCGAAACTCAAACAATTCCATGCCCAAATTGTTAAGCATGGCCTCTCCCATGACAATGACGCAATGGGTCGAGTTATTAAGTTCTGTGCAATATCTGAATTGGGCGATTTGAATTATGCCCTCCAACTGTTTGATAAATTGCCTGAACCAGACCCTTTTATCTACAATACTGTTATTAGGGGTTTATTGAAATCTCAAATGCTGAGAGATTCTTTGCTTTTTTACTTGTGTATGTTAGAAAGTTCAGTTCGGCCTAATAGTTTCACTTTTCCTCCTCTTATTAGAGTTTGTTGTATTGACAATGCTGTGGAAGAAGGTAAACAGATTCATGGTCATGTGGTGAAGTTTGGGTTCGGGTTTGATCGATTTTCGCAGAATAATTTGATTCATATGTATGTGAGTTTTCGATGTTTGGAGGAAGCGAAGAGGGTGTTTGATAATATGTGTGAGAGAGATGATGTTTCATTGACTACATTGATAAGTGGTTATGCTCAATTGGGGTATGTtgatgaagcttttcaagtgttTGATTCGATTATGGAGAAAAGTTCTGTTATTTGGAATGCTATGATATCAGCTTATGTGCAGAGTAACCGGTTTCATGAGGCGTTTGCTTTGTTCGAAAGGATGGGGTGTGAGGGTGTTGTGGTTGATAAGTTTCTTGCTTCGAGTATGTTGTCAGCTTGTACGCGAATTGGAGCGTTGAAGCAAGGTGAGTGGATAGTTGAACATGTCAAGAAGAGTGGGATTGAGTTAGACTCGAAATTGAGTGCTACGATTGTTGATATGTATTGCAAATGTGGCTGCTTAGATAAGGCTGTTGAGTTCTTTAAAGGGTTGTCAAGAAAAGGAATATCGTCGTGGAATTGTATGATTGGAGGGTTGGCGATGCACGGGGAAGGTGAGGCTGCCATTAAGGTTTTGAAGGAAATGGAGAGTGAGAGGGTAGCTCCAGACTATATAACGTTCGTGAATCTACTTAGTGCTTGTGCTCATTCCGGGTTGGTTGAAGAAGGAAAACACTACTTTCGTTACATGAAAGAAACGTATGGCATTGAACCTGGCATGGAGCATTATGGATGTTTGGTTGATTTGCTCGGAAGAGCTGGATTACTGGTAGAAGCAACAAGAGTCGTAAACGATATGCCTATGAGTCCTGATGTAGGTGTATTGGGTGCTCTTCTTGGCGCATGTAGGATTCACAAGAACGTAGAGCTCGGAGAGAAGATAGGGAAGCAAGTGATCGAATTAGAACCCCAGAACAGTGGTCGATACGTGTTGTTAGCTAACTTATATGCTAATGCAGGCAGATGGGAAGATGTTGCCAGTATAAGAAAGTTGATGAATGACAGGGGAGTGAAGAAGGTACCTGGCTTCTCCATCGTTGAATTAGAAGGCGTTGTTCACGAGTTCATTGCAGGAGGAAGAACTCATCCTCAAGCCAAAGAGATATATGTAAAAGTAAACGAAATGCTGGAGTGTATAAAATCTGCAGGCTATTCTCCAGATTCTGATGGAATGCAATATGATATCGATGAGGAAGAAACAGAGAATCCTTTGAACTATCATAGTGAAAAACTAGCTATTGCTTTCGGGTTATTAAAGAGCAAACCTGGGGATATTCTTCGAATCACAAAGAATTTACGCGTTTGCAAGGACTGTCATCAAGCAAGTAAGTTCATCTCAAAGGTTTATAATCTCGAAATCATCGTTAGAGATAGGAACAGGTTTCATCACTTTAAAGGTGGAGAGTGTTCTTGTAAAGACTACTGGTGA
- the LOC107007145 gene encoding probable protein phosphatase 2C 59, with translation MGYLNSVLSSSSNQIHADDAPVSGGGLSQNGKFSYGYSSSPGKRSSMEDFYETRIDGVDGEVVGLFGVFDGHGGARAAEYVKHNLFSNLIRHPKFISDTKSAIADAYNHTDSEFLKSENNQHKDAGSTASTAILVGDRLLVANVGDSRAVICRGGTAIAVSRDHKPDQTDERQRIEDAGGFVMWAGTWRVGGVLAVSRAFGDRLLKQYVVADPEIQEEKVDGSLEFLILASDGLWDVVTNEEAVSMVKPIQDPEDAAKRLMQEAYQRGSADNITIVVVRFLGNQEGSSRGTSA, from the exons ATGGGTTATTTGAATTCGGTGTTGTCATCTTCTTCTAATCAAATTCATGCTGATGATGCGCCTGTCAGTGGCGGTGGATTAAG TCAAAATGGGAAGTTTAGCTATGGATATTCTAGCTCCCCGGGAAAAAGGTCCTCCATGGAGGATTTCTATGAGACAAGAATTGATGGCGTTGATGGAGAGGTAGTTGGTCTCTTTGGAGTTTTTGATG GTCATGGAGGTGCTAGGGCTGCAGAATATGTGAAACACAACCTTTTCAGTAACCTGATTAGGCATCCAAAATTTATCTCTGACACCAAATCTGCCATAG CTGATGCATACAACCATACAGACTCTGAGTTTCTGAAATCAGAAAACAATCAGCACAAAGATGCTGGATCAACTGCTTCTACTGCCATACTTGTGGGTGATCGTCTACTTGTTGCAAATGTGGGCGATTCTAGAGCTGTTATTTGTAGGGGTGGCACAG CTATTGCTGTTTCTCGAGACCACAAGCCTGACCAAACAGATGAGCGACAGCGCATTGAAGATGCTGGAGGTTTTGTGATGTGGGCAG GtacctggagagttggaggTGTACTTGCTGTTTCTCGTGCTTTTGGCGATAGACTTTTAAAGCAGTACGTTGTCGCTGATCCAGAAATACAG GAGGAAAAGGTCGATGGCTCTCTTGAATTTCTCATCCTTGCAAGTGATGGACTCTGGGACGTTGTAACGAATGAG GAGGCTGTCTCGATGGTTAAGCCGATCCAAGATCCTGAAGATGCAGCTAAGAGGCTGATGCAGGAAGCATATCAAAGAGGCAGTGCAGATAACATCACCATTGTGGTTGTCCGTTTTCTCGGTAACCAAGAGGGTTCCTCCCGTGGTACCTCAGCTTAA
- the LOC107005559 gene encoding peroxidase 46-like codes for MEKLKLQIYSIQTLCLHKKIYKFSLLIFLCSIIFFSKTSCSTLSFNFYGLSCPSAELMVKNTVRSASSMDPTIPGKLLRLLFHDCFVEGCDASILLEGNGTERSDPANKSLGGFSVIENAKRVLEIFCPFTVSCADIVALAARDAVEFAGGPNVQIPTGRRDGRISLITNVRPNIVDTSFTMDQMINIFTIKGLSLDDLVILSGAHTIGSAHCNAFSDRFRVDTNGNFTLIDPSLDKAYAIELTKQCPAGAATSTITVKNDPQTPQLFDNQYFKDLIQHKGLFQSDSVLFNDVRTKERVVEFANDQDGFFTSWSQSFVRLSVLGVKSGEDGEVRTSCSVIN; via the exons atggagaAACTCAAACTACAAATATATTCAATCCAAACACTATgtttacacaaaaaaatatacaaattttcgttacttattttcttgtgttcgataatatttttttcgaaaACATCATGTTCAActctttcatttaatttttatggaTTATCTTGTCCCTCAGCTGAATTAATGGTGAAAAATACAGTAAGATCAGCTTCTTCTATGGATCCAACTATACCTGGGAAATTGCTTCGTCTTCTTTTTCACGATTGCTTTGTTGAG ggttgtGATGCATCTATATTATTAGAAGGAAATGGAACAGAAAGAAGTGATCCAGCAAACAAATCACTTGGAGGATTTTCAGTGATAGAAAATGCCAAAAGGGTTTTGGAAATATTTTGCCCTTTTACGGTTTCTTGTGCTGATATTGTTGCTTTGGCGGCTAGAGATGCTGTTGAATTT GCAGGAGGGCCAAATGTTCAAATTCCAACAGGGAGAAGAGATGGAAGAATTAGTTTGATAACAAATGTGAGACCAAATATAGTGGACACAAGTTTCACAATGGATcaaatgattaatatttttactataaagGGACTTTCTTTAGATGATCTTGTTATCCTATCAG GTGCACACACAATAGGATCAGCACATTGCAATGCATTTAGTGATCGTTTTAGAGTGGACACAAATGGCAATTTCACTCTAATTGACCCTTCGTTAGACAAAGCATATGCAATAGAGTTAACAAAACAATGTCCAGCAGGGGCAGCAACTTCAACAATTACAGTAAAAAATGATCCTCAAACACCTCAACTTTTTGACAATCAATATTTCAAAGATTTAATACAACATAAGGGGCTTTTTCAATCCGATTCTGTTTTATTTAACGACGTACGTACAAAGGAAAGAGTCGTTGAGTTCGCGAATGATCAAGACGGATTTTTCACGAGTTGGAGTCAATCTTTTGTGAGACTTTCTGTGCTTGGAGTGAAGTCTGGAGAGGATGGAGAGGTTAGAACTTCTTGTTCGGTTATAAATTAG
- the LOC107007590 gene encoding 40S ribosomal protein S10-1-like has translation MIIPEKNRREISKYLFQEGVCFAKKDYNLAKHPNIDVPNLQVIKLMQSFKSKEYVRETFAWMHYYWYLTNDGIEFLRTYLNLPSEIVPATLKKSAKPLGRPMGGPPGDRPRGPPRFEGDRPRFGDRDGYRAGPRGPPGEFGGEKGGAPADYQPAFRGGGGRPGFGRGAGGFGGAPPSSSS, from the exons ATG ATTATCCCAGAGAAAAACAGGAGAGAGATCTCCAAGTACCTCTTCCAAG AGGGAGTATGCTTTGCTAAGAAGGACTACAACTTGGCGAAACATCCTAACATTGATGTGCCGAACCTACAAGTGATTAAGCTGATGCAGAGCTTTAAGTCAAAGGAGTATGTGCGCGAGACCTTTGCTTGGATGCACTACTACTGGTATCTTACCAATGATGGCATTGAGTTCCTCAGGACTTACCTCAATCTTCCTTCTGAAATTGTCCCTGCCACATTGAAGAAGTCTGCCAAGCCCCTTGGTCGTCCCATGGGTGGACCTCCAGGCGATAGGCCCCG TGGACCACCAAGGTTTGAGGGTGATAGGCCAAGGTTTGGTGATAGGGATGGTTATCGTGCTGGTCCAAGAGGTCCACCTGGTGAATTTGGAGGCGAGAAGGGTGGAGCTCCAGCTGACTACCAGCCCGCATTTAGG GGTGGTGGTGGAAGACCTGGATTTGGTCGTGGAGCCGGAGGTTTCGGTGGTGCACCCCCTAGTTCAAGCTCCTAG
- the LOC107007185 gene encoding LOW QUALITY PROTEIN: protein TIC 55, chloroplastic (The sequence of the model RefSeq protein was modified relative to this genomic sequence to represent the inferred CDS: inserted 1 base in 1 codon), with amino-acid sequence MHPTPFSSXKSLTIMALQQPFLSELLLHSSSIRTTLPKSSLFSLQIPQRFNLYLQNKQIKKQGTSCYAIAENLEAEDQSLILENSSLDELRGQREIVGYDWTEEWYPLYLTKNVPNDAPLGLTVFDKQVVLYKDGSGELRCFEDRCPHRLAKLSEGQLYDGKLECLYHGWQFDGDGKCVKIPQLPENAKIPRSACTKTYEIRDSQGVIWIWMSHRTPPNINKIPWFENFERKGFRDISTIHELPYDHSILLENLMDPAHVPISHDRTDFTAKREDAGPLFFEVTERTNRGFAGWWGKEKDQGKANYTPNFLRFESPCVLQNNREIVDESGEKHYFSGLFLCRPSGQGKSMLIVRFGNTRKRTGILKFIPNWFLHQNASKVFEQDMGFLSSQNEILMKEKVPTKKLYLNLKSSDTWVAEYRKWMDKVGHGMPYHFGHSTIFLPQQPAVVEHAPAGFVANFSAAQPAKGGIGGIYAPNPANRYFRHVVHCRDCSNVVKAFETWKKALSVIALVSTAFAILVSGRQWKALLLLSTSLCLAGAYACSTAIAMNTTNFIRTHRRL; translated from the exons ATGCATCCAACTCCTTTTTCCT CAAAATCACTCACAATAATGGCTTTACAACAACCATTTCTATCTGAATTACTACTCCACTCATCTTCAATTAGAACAACACTCCCAAAAAGTTCACTTTTTTCTCTACAAATACCacaaagattcaatctttatcTTCAAAATAAGCAAATTAAGAAACAAGGAACAAGTTGTTATGCAATTGCTGAGAATCTTGAAGCTGAGGATCAAAGTTTGATTTTGGAAAATTCAAGTTTAGATGAGTTGAGGGGACAAAGGGAAATTGTTGGTTATGATTGGACTGAAGAATGGTATCCTTTGTATTTAACCAAGAATGTACCTAATGATGCACCTTTAGGTCTTACTGTCTTTGATAAACAAGTTGTTTTGTATAAAGATGGAAGTGGTGAACTTAGATGCTTTGAAGATAGATGTCCACATAg ATTGGCCAAACTCTCCGAAGGGCAACTGTATGATGGCAAACTGGAATGCTTGTATCACGGTTGGCAGTTTGACGGAGATGGTAAATGTGTCAAGATACCACAG CTACCTGAAAATGCTAAAATTCCTCGATCAGCTTGTACGAAGACATATGAAATTCGGGATTCCCAAGGAGTAATCTGGATATGGATGTCTCACAGAACACCACCTAATATTAACAAAATCCCCtggtttgaaaattttgagaggAAAGGATTTCGAGACATTTCTACTATTCACGAGCTCCCTTATGATCACTCTATTCTTCTCGAGAACCTTATGGATCCTGCTCATGTCCCGATATCACACGATAGGACAGATTTTACGGCGAAAAGGGAAGATGCTGGACCACTGTTTTTCGAGGTGACAGAAAGGACTAACCGAGGGTTTGCAGGGTGGTGGGGTAAGGAAAAAGATCAAGGCAAAGCAAACTATACTCCGAACTTCTTACGTTTTGAATCTCCTTGTGTTCTTCAGAATAATAGAGAAATTGTTGATGAGAGTGGGGAGAAGCATTACTTTTCGGGTCTTTTTCTTTGTAGACCATCTGGACAAGGGAAATCGATGCTTATTGTTCGGTTTGGGAATACAAGAAAACGAACCGGGATACTTAAATTTATCCCAAACTGGTTCTTGCATCAGAATGCAAGCAAGGTTTTCGAGCAAGATATGGGGTTCCTTTCGTCCCAAAACGAAATCCTAATGAAAGAAAAGGTTCCAACAAAGAAACTATACTTGAACCTTAAGTCGTCGGATACATGGGTAGCTGAATACAGGAAGTGGATGGACAAAGTAGGGCACGGAATGCCTTATCATTTCGGTCACAGCACCATTTTCCTGCCTCAGCAACCTGCTGTCGTTGAGCATGCCCCTGCTGGTTTCGTTGCCAATTTTTCAGCTGCTCAGCCAGCTAAAGGAGGAATCGGTGGAATATATGCTCCGAACCCTGCCAACAGATACTTCAGACATGTTGTACATTGCAGGGATTGCAGCAATGTTGTTAAAGCTTTCGAGACTTGGAAAAAGGCCCTCTCTGTTATAGCTCTCGTGTCAACTGCATTCGCGATTCTAGTGTCTGGAAGACAATGGAAGGCCTTACTTTTGCTTTCGACGTCGCTATGTTTAGCTGGTGCATATGCTTGTTCAACAGCCATTGCAATGAACACAACCAACTTCATAAGGACTCACAGAAGATTGTAA